CGTCACCCGGAACGAGCCTTCATGGATCTCGGTCACCTTCCCGGAAACGGCGGGCGGAACCAACACGCGGTGCTCGATTCGCGGCGTCTCGGCAATGGTGCCGATCACGTCCCCGCCGGAAACGGACTCGCCGGATTTCACGGTCGGGACAAACGGCCACTGTTTGGCGCGAGGGAGAGCGGGAACGACGACGCCGCGGCCGATAAAGTTCCCTTCCTCTTGTCGGATCACGTCCAGCGGCCGTTGCACACCGTCGAAGATCGATCCGAGCAGGCCCGGGCCGAGCTCCGCCAGCAGCGGTTCCCCCGCATCGATCACCGCCTCCCCGAGCGAAAGCCCGGTCGTGTCCTCGTACACCTGGATCGTGGCGCGATCGCCCTCCAACCGGATCACTTCGCCCAGAAGGCCGGTTTCGCCCACGATCACGCGATTGTACATCCGGGTCCCGATCATACCCGCCGCCACCACCGTGGGGCCCGAGACTTGGCTGATGACCCCTCTGAGCGGTTCCCGGTTTGAAGCCGGCCGCTCCCGCTTCTTATCCATGCAGGCCCCTCTCCATGCCGCCTCTATTTCCGGATCCGGATCTGGTAGCCGATGGCCCTGCGGATCAGCCGGGCCGCGTACTCCTCCGGCGGCACCGCTTCCCGCCAGATCTTGACCGTCGGAATCGGCAGAAACAACGGCTCGGTGCTGTGCTCGAGCCGCCGCTCCAATTTCTCCGGGAGCCGACGAACCATCTCCTCATCGAGGATCACAAGCCGTGCGTTCTTTTCCCTCAACAGTTCTTCGAGCCGCTCTTGCAACTCCTCCATGGTATCGGCCTTTCTCACCTCGACCCCGCTCAGACGAAAACCCAACGCGGTGTCCCGGTCGAGAACGGCCACAATGCGGTCCATCAAACCTCCATCGTCAGCAGGCCGAGAAGCGTGGGCTCCGGAAGATTCACCAGGCGGCCCCGGACAATCATCCGGAGGTTCATGAGTTCGTGGATTTTATCCCAAAGGAAAGCCATGACGACTCCGACGCCCAGGGGATCCGTCCGATGGATGCGGTGCGCCGTTCGAAGCGTCGCGCGCTCCAGTTGTTTTTCGACCCACGCGAGCGTTCCGAGCCCAGGGGGGGGTTCGCCCAACCCGGCCAACACCGGCCCGAAGCGCGTCGCCCGGACCCGCAGAAGGGCTTCGGCCAGACCGCCGGCTTCGAGCACTTTCACGAAATCCCCGTACGGGAAACTCGTTCCGCCGGGGAGGAAAAACCTTCCCCTTTCGAGAAAAACGGCTCGTTCATCGGCCATTTTCAAGGCCGTCATGAGATTGGTCTTGTCCGCGAGGTGGCCCAGGAACGCACGGAGGGACTTTTGATGGGTCGAACGCTCCGATTCAAGGATCCATCCGTCGGCGTCGATCCGGCCGGGCTGCCGGAAATAGAATCGGTCCAGCGCGAGTTCCAAGAGATAGAGATCCCGCGCCTCATGGTAATCCCGCAGGGCCTCCGTCAACGGCGCGGCATGCGGGCTCCGCCAGGTCAGGAGGAGATCGACGACGGCCCGGAGCGACGGCTGCTTGGCCAGCTCCCTGAGCGCGGGCTCATCGTAGGTGGCCGTGGGGATCAGGGAACGGACGATCTCTTCCGGCGGCAGGAGGATCTGTTTTCCCCTGAGAATCGTCTTGAGGTTATAGAGGTCCCAATACGCCAACAGCATCTCCACCCAGACCCGGGGTTCATCGCCGGACATCCGAAGGAGTTTGGTGAGAGTCGCGCTGAAATCCCGTCGGAGCCCTTCCTCGATCTTGACCGGATCCGCCTCCGCTTCCCCTGCCGCCTCGATGGCCGGCCCATAGGGGCCGTTCAGCAGGGCGGCCAGGATCGCCGGGAAATCCGGAAGGACGATCAATTCCTCATAGGCTCTTCGCGTCAACAACCGGGATCGCATCGCACCCAGACGCGCGGCCAGGCAGTTAAAATCGGACATGATCGGCTTTCAACCCCTCGGATCGTTCTCAAACAAGACCCGATTCGCCTCAACCAACAAGTCCGATCGGGCTTTGAGAAGTCTGGACCGCAATGTGTTCCGGATCACGACCCGGTACTCTCCGTCGGACAACTCAA
This Nitrospiria bacterium DNA region includes the following protein-coding sequences:
- a CDS encoding V-type ATPase subunit; translation: MSDFNCLAARLGAMRSRLLTRRAYEELIVLPDFPAILAALLNGPYGPAIEAAGEAEADPVKIEEGLRRDFSATLTKLLRMSGDEPRVWVEMLLAYWDLYNLKTILRGKQILLPPEEIVRSLIPTATYDEPALRELAKQPSLRAVVDLLLTWRSPHAAPLTEALRDYHEARDLYLLELALDRFYFRQPGRIDADGWILESERSTHQKSLRAFLGHLADKTNLMTALKMADERAVFLERGRFFLPGGTSFPYGDFVKVLEAGGLAEALLRVRATRFGPVLAGLGEPPPGLGTLAWVEKQLERATLRTAHRIHRTDPLGVGVVMAFLWDKIHELMNLRMIVRGRLVNLPEPTLLGLLTMEV
- a CDS encoding V-type ATP synthase subunit F; this translates as MDRIVAVLDRDTALGFRLSGVEVRKADTMEELQERLEELLREKNARLVILDEEMVRRLPEKLERRLEHSTEPLFLPIPTVKIWREAVPPEEYAARLIRRAIGYQIRIRK